The Arachis ipaensis cultivar K30076 chromosome B07, Araip1.1, whole genome shotgun sequence genome includes a window with the following:
- the LOC107609816 gene encoding ATP-dependent DNA helicase Q-like 4A isoform X2: protein MLLQVNDPKVRNLLLGGQRIIWRFPSSIKASKLAKYEFTPTKGSLTSGKQNSHQIDTPAQPQTQVDMNLSAKLYSVLQLLRATILGESGDNVLAHHVFC from the exons ATGCTCCTCCAG GTAAATGACCCCAAGGTCCGCAACCTGTTGCTGGGGGGCCAGAGAATTATATGGAG GTTCCCATCGTCCATAAAAGCATCAAAATTAGCGAAGTACGAGTTCACTCCAACTAAAGGATCTCTGACATCTGGAAAACAAAATAGTCATCAAATTGATACTCCTGCTCAGCCCCAAACTCAAGTTGACATG AATCTTTCAGCAAAGTTATACTCAGTACTGCAGTTGCTGCGGGCAACTATTCTTGGTGAATCTGGAgacaatgtcttggctcaccacgTATTCTG CTGA
- the LOC107609816 gene encoding ATP-dependent DNA helicase Q-like 4A isoform X1, producing the protein MLLQVNDPKVRNLLLGGQRIIWRFPSSIKASKLAKYEFTPTKGSLTSGKQNSHQIDTPAQPQTQVDMNLSAKLYSVLQLLRATILGESGDNVLAHHVFCNSLLQLMSKKVLRTKEELLELNGMSK; encoded by the exons ATGCTCCTCCAG GTAAATGACCCCAAGGTCCGCAACCTGTTGCTGGGGGGCCAGAGAATTATATGGAG GTTCCCATCGTCCATAAAAGCATCAAAATTAGCGAAGTACGAGTTCACTCCAACTAAAGGATCTCTGACATCTGGAAAACAAAATAGTCATCAAATTGATACTCCTGCTCAGCCCCAAACTCAAGTTGACATG AATCTTTCAGCAAAGTTATACTCAGTACTGCAGTTGCTGCGGGCAACTATTCTTGGTGAATCTGGAgacaatgtcttggctcaccacgTATTCTG TAATTCTCTGTTGCAGCTGATGAGCAAGAAAGTACTAAGAACAAAGGAAGAACTCCTTGAACTCAATGGCATGAGCAAGTAA
- the LOC107607508 gene encoding uncharacterized protein LOC107607508, translating into MATLAEALSRLAPFHSTPSNLAPPPLLHPSTPKSSIDAITPEGSLSDEESSQAGDLEEEENESDPRSLHNQEDKLPHREAREDLKPLPPHVKYAFLDEEHKFPVIVATDLSNQEEQQLLEVIRKYKKAIGWSLSDIVGISPQVCLHRIFLEEGTKPVRQLQRRLNPTILDVVKKEVTRLLEADIIYPLSDSEWVISPVQAVPKKSGVTMVKTESRELVATQVQNTWRVCIYYCQLNQATRKDHYPLPFVDQMLDRLADCMEVFMDDFSVYGSSFDACLGNLARVLERCTNTNLVLNFEKCHFMVKQGIVLGHIVSKDGISVDPAKIDVILSLPYPSSMREIRSFLGHAGFYRRFIKDFSKVALPLSRLLQKDVEFHFSEDCKEAFDKLKEALITAPIVQGPN; encoded by the exons ATGGCAACTCTTGCCGAGGCTTTGTCACGTCTAGCACCCTTTCACTCCACCCCTAGTAACCTTGCCCCTCCACCCTTGCTACACCCATCAACCCCGAAATCTAGCATTGATGCTATAACTCCGGAAGGAA GTTTAAGTGATGAAGAGAGCTCACAAGCGGGAGACCttgaggaagaagaaaatgaaagtgACCCACGAAGTCTCCACAACCAAGAGGATAAGTTACCCCACCGAGAAGCAAGGGAAGATTTGAAACCACTACCACCTCATGTTAAATATGCGTTCCTTGATGAGGAACATAAATTTCCGGTGATAGTGGCAACCGATCTCTCCAATCAAGAAGAGCAACAACTCCTTGAAGTTATCCGGAAGTATAAGAAGGCGATTGGATGGAGCCTAAGTGACATTGTGGGAATAAGTCCTCAAGTGTGCCTCCATAGGATTTTCTTAGAAGAAGGCACTAAGCCAGTCCGACAACTGCAAAGACGGCTAAATCCTACAATCCTTGATGTGGTCAAGAAGGAAGTAACTCGCCTCTTAGAAGCAGACATCATTTATCCCCTttctgacagtgaatgggtaattAGTCCGGTCCAAGCAGTGCCAAAGAAGTCCGGGGTAACAATGGTGAAGACTGAGAGTAGAGAGCTTGTGGCCACCCAAGTCCAGAACACTTGGCGAGTGTGCATTTATTACTGCCAGCTGAATCAAGCAACGAGGAAGGACCACTATCCGTTGCCGTTTGTTGACCAAATGTTGGatcgcttggcag ATTgtatggaagtcttcatggacgatTTTAGTGTGTATGGTAGCTCCTTTGATGCTTGTTTAGGGAACTTAGCTAGAGTACTAGAGCGATGCACCAATACTaaccttgttttgaattttgaaaagtgccACTTCATGGTGAAGCAAGGTATAGTATTGGGTCATATTGTCTCTAAAGACGGAATCTCTGTCGACCCAGCTAAGATCGATGTCATTttgagtttaccttacccctcctcaaTGAGGGAGATCCGttccttccttggtcatgcaggctTCTATCGTCGGTTCATCAAGGACTTTAGCAAAgtcgccttacctctctcccGCCTGCTACAAAAGGATGTGGAATTTCatttcagtgaagattgcaaagaGGCTTTTGACAAGTTGAAGGAAGCGTTAATCACAGCTCCTATTGTGCAAGGCCCAAATTAG